From Xenopus tropicalis strain Nigerian chromosome 3, UCB_Xtro_10.0, whole genome shotgun sequence, the proteins below share one genomic window:
- the dnajb1 gene encoding dnaJ homolog subfamily B member 1 — MGKDYYKILGIPKGATEEEIKKAYRKQALKYHPDKNKDPGAEDRFKEIAEAYDVLSDPKKREVFDKYGEEGLKGTPGGGGSSGGPNGTYSYTFHGDPHAVFAEFFGGRNPFDGFFGRNDDDMDTDDPFAGFGGMGGFGGMGGMGGMGGMGGMGGFPRSASGRRDTVPRKQDPPITRELPVSLEEVFNGCTKKMKISHKRLGPDGRSVRNEDKILTIQVKKGWKEGTKITFPKEGDETPSNIPADIVFVLKDKSHPVFKREGSDVVYTSKISLREALCGCSVNIPTVDNRTIPLTFTDIIRPGTKRRITNEGLPLPKSPDQRGDLIVEFDIRFPERLTASSREVLERVLPA; from the exons ATGGGGAAGGATTACTACAAAATCCTTGGAATCCCCAAAGGAGCGACGGAGGAAGAGATTAAGAAGGCGTACAGAAAGCAAGCTCTTAAATATCACCCAGATAAGAACAAGGACCCGGGAGCTGAGGATCGATTCAAAGAGATTGCGGAGGCCTACGATGTGCTCAGTGACCCTAAGAAGAGGGAAGTGTTTGATAAATATGGAGAAGAGG GCCTGAAGGGAACTCCTGGTGGTGGAGGAAGCAGCGGCGGCCCCAATGGTACCTATAGCTACACTTTCCACGGTGACCCTCATGCTGTCTTTGCCGAATTCTTCGGTGGTCGAAATCCATTTGACGGCTTTTTTGGACGCAATGATGACGACATGGATACAGACGATCCCTTTGCTGGCTTCGGTGGCATGGGGGGCTTCGGTGGCATGGGGGGAATGGGAGGAATGGGGGGCATGGGTGgcatgggaggctttcctcggtCTGCATCGGGTCGACGGGACACTGTACCCAGAAAGCAGGATCCTCCAATCACACGTGAACTCCCAGTATCTCTTGAGGAAGTGTTTAATGGttgcaccaaaaaaatgaaaatctcgCACAAGAGGCTGGGGCCCGATGGCAGAAGTGTGCGTAATGAGGACAAGATACTCACCATTCAGGTGAAAAAAGGCTGGAAAGAAGGCACCAAGATCACCTTCCCTAAAGAGGGTGACGAGACCCCCAGCAACATTCCTGCTGATATTGTCTTTGTGCTAAAAGACAAGTCTCATCCAGTGTTCAAAAGAGAAGGATCCGATGTGGTTTATACATCCAAAATCAGCCTGCGAGAG GCTCTATGTGGCTGTTCAGTAAACATCCCAACCGTGGATAACCGCACAATCCCGCTTACATTTACTGACATCATCCGTCCAGGAACCAAGAGGCGAATAACGAATGAAGGACTTCCCCTTCCTAAATCTCCCGATCAGCGCGGCGACTTAATTGTAGAGTTCGACATTCGGTTTCCAGAGAGGCTGACGGCCAGCTCCCGCGAAGTGTTGGAAAGGGTTCTTCCTGCATAA